One region of Emys orbicularis isolate rEmyOrb1 chromosome 4, rEmyOrb1.hap1, whole genome shotgun sequence genomic DNA includes:
- the ASCL2 gene encoding achaete-scute homolog 2: MNGGPIAAAMQQPPQPCPSFPLHGCGAGSLGMKFQPMPGAVSSSVQQQLVAAKGPAQNPSSSVARCKGSKRRSGSPELLRCKRRLAFPGLAGQPQPAGGAAAVARRNERERNRVKLVNLGFQTLRQHVPNGAASKKMSKVETLRSAVEYIRALQQLLDEHDAVSAAFHDGLLPPARAAPGGGCSYSSASPSFASSSSSGGREGSSVPGSPHSAYSSDESGYEGALSPEERDLLDFTSWIGSY; the protein is encoded by the coding sequence ATGAACGGTGGGCCAATAGCAGCTGCCATGCAACAGCCACCCCAGCCTTGCCCAAGTTTTCCCTTGCACGGATGCGGCGCCGGTTCCTTGGGGATGAAGTTCCAGCCGATGCCAGGTGCAGTCTCCTCCtcggtgcagcagcagctggtggccGCTAAGGGCCCGGCTCAGAACCCCAGCTCGTCCGTGGCGCGCTGCAAAGGCTCCAAGCGGCGCTCCGGCTCGCCCGAGCTGCTGCGGTGCAAGAGGCGCCTGGCTTTCCCGGGGCTGGCCGGGCAGCCGCAGCCGgccgggggagcagcggccgtgGCCCGGCGCAACGAGCGTGAGAGGAACCGGGTGAAGCTGGTGAACCTGGGCTTCCAGACCCTGCGCCAGCACGTGCCCAACGGCGCCGCCAGCAAGAAGATGAGCAAGGTGGAGACGCTGCGCTCGGCCGTGGAGTACAtccgagccctgcagcagctgctggacgaGCACGACGCCGTCAGCGCCGCCTTCCACGACGGCCTCCTGCCTCCCGCGCGGGCCGCCCCCGGCGGTGGCTGCTCCTACTCCTCCGCGTCGCCCTCCTtcgcctcctcttcctcctccggcGGCCGGGAGGGCAGCTCCGTGCCTGGGTCCCCGCACTCGGCTTATTCCTCGGATGAGAGCGGCTACGAGGGGGCGCTGAGCCCCGAGGAGCGGGACCTGCTGGACTTCACTAGCTGGATCGGGAGCTACTGA